In the genome of Cryptococcus neoformans var. neoformans B-3501A chromosome 5, whole genome shotgun sequence, the window CAATAGGGACCCCTCATAAGCCTGGGGAGATAATGGGGGGGcaaaaggggaagaagaaggggccCGCCCGTTTGTACGAAGGCCAGCCTGTTAAAAGGCATTGACTGATGATGACTTTAGCCGTCAACTGTTAAATGCTAAATCATCTTTGtttgttccttcttcttacaTTTTCTTGTTCTGTTTTTCATGTTCCTCGTTCCTTGTTTGTTGCGTTCGTTGCGTGACTAACGCTAGTAATAGCTTGGCTAGTGTCTTGCCGGCGGCTGTTGCCCTTTCTATATCCCTACCCGACACGGCTTTCGGGAAATGTTGGAAAAAGCAGGTCTGGTTTCCTCTAGTATGAGTTTCGAACGAATTTCCATTTCGTCTGCCAACCATCGCCCCTAACATTCATTAGTCATCTACGTACTTGCAGTACTTTGCGTATGATATTGTAGCTCATATATCAAGCAGAGTGCACTCGGCCGATGACAGACAGGAGGGAGAACAGCCAAGACGGAGCCCAGCAGACGGAGTCACGCAGGTCGTAGTGATATGCCCTGCCAGGGTTTTTCGTTTTTATTATGTAATATGTACATCGGTTAATTGATATACTTACGTAAGAACAGGGTCTGACAGTCTGCTGACTCGACCACTCACCGACAACTACGTGTGTTACTCACGCAAGACctaccatcatcatcacctgCTTCTCCGTTCCTTCTATTTCTTCACCACTGCCCATACTTTGCGACCCAATGGCTTAGTCTTACGACGTTGACGTCTCAGAAATGAACCAGACACCATTTAGCACAAGTACAATCCGACTACTGTGCTTCAAAGTTTCGTCTTTGGCATCACCATTCGTCAACCTTACATTTATGTATCCGGCGCTTACCGAAGATCTCAGATAGGGGCAGATCCCCTACACTACTCATTAACCACTTTTCGTACCAGACAGTATACCATGCGACCGATATTACGCCCATACCACTGGTAATAACAGAATGGACGATCGGACTTGTTCACTTTTCTCTATATTCCTGGCGAAGTTCACAACCgcattttcttctcctaCCCTATAGTTATCAAGCTTTGTGGCCATCACCTGTCGGCTTTTTGTTCTCTCTCGGCAAGCATATTCAAGACACGCACTGGAGCTTTATCGAAAGCTCACTTTAAACGATCACAATTGCGCTCCCTTCGCTATGGAGGCTTTAGACTATGATGGAGATCATGATAATCATAAGGGACATCCTGGACCATCGAGGAAAAGCCTGCAATGATTAAGAAGGCACtagaaggcaaagaaacACTAGAAGATTGTGGCTACATTCCGCTTGAGTTCAAACCTATTGTCTGAAAAATCTCACTTAGATCTTGCAGATATGTGCAGGTGGAAACTGTTGATGTCTGCTTAATCGCCGAATACGCAACAGATACATACGTCAATTGTGCGCTGCCACGCTGAAGCAATCGAGAATATCTCGAAGGTGAAAAGAATCTTTCAGTACTGTAACAGCGGTCTGCTGTGCTCCCTCGTTTACATGTCTGCAGAGAAGCAGCTGGTCACACAGTTGGAGGGTTTAGGACTCACACCCCTTCCCAAAAGGATTCAGACGACGCGATATATGCCTCTCACGCATGCTTTGCGTTCATTAACTTGCCTGATAATATCAACTACTCCAAAACTTGCTTCATTCAGCAGCTAGTATATCTTCTTGGTTGATATAGAGGCCAGGTCACCATTGACAGTGGAGGAATGGTCTTGACATGCCACAATAGTTGATCTGAAGCGCTTATACAATCTCACTGGATGAAGGAAACAACTTGATCGTATACATGGCTCCGAAGGTGCTCTCGCATTATGAAGACAAGTGAAGCTCTGTCTATTTATGCGCCGATATACAAATGGTGGTATTTCGTATTTCGGAGGAAAATAACAAGTGAGTATTACATATATTATCTCTTCCATTCACTCCCCTTATTATCATATGCTGATATTACCACCAGTTACTCAAAAGTCATTAGCTTCACCCACTATGGTAATGGTGGTGTAAATGACGACCGTTGAACACCTCTCCCTGTCAAACGGAAAGCATTGGTCCTAACGACAATGGTGAAAGAGCAGCTGGAGAATGAGTTGGACTTTTTCTGGTATTACAAAGGACGACATTGATTACTGAAGGCCCTTGGAATTGTGAAATTTATAGCCCGATATTTTCAGACTTGTGAGTATATCTCGGTCGGATCATGACGCGAAGTGAAGACATTCTGATTTAATATAGTTTGGGTGGAAATGAGTACACGCCTTATGGGCCTTGAATGAGAAGCGGATTTGGCGACGCATGTTCATTTCGACATATTACAACAAACATTATTGTATATCTTCTTCACGTCATTTCGTCCGATCGCCGCCATCTTAATTTTATGCTGTATATTGGGCTACAGAATGTACATTTGGGACATATCGATACAACAGTAATCAAATTATCGTAGTGTCAACGCCTTCCTCCATTACGCAGCTCTCCCTTTTACTGTCCGAACCTCGAatcaccaccatctcctcttctcctctacCGAAAACCGTATAGGGAAGATGTTTCTCTCCGGCGCATACGCTACGGTCTGCAAAACACGTGTTCGCGTTaactttctttcctttcgaATCTCTGAACACACAGTTATGATCTTTCAAATGGCGCAGGGGAAAGGGCAACGTACATCACAAATAGGGCAGTACTGCCCAACGTAAGGATGGATCGTTCCTAACTCATGGCTGCACCATTTGCAGAGGTAATAATAAATGTAAGTAGGGAACGTCATGATTCGAGTCTCGGAGctggagggagagggaagagacatgcaagaggaggaattCTGTACGTGTTTGCGTGTCAGGTGGCGATTGCACTGGGATGGATGAGGTTATGAGCACTGAACAGTGAGACATGCGAAACAGGGACATTCGCAGCTGCTTGTTTTATacgccatcttctcttcctgaATGCTCATTGATACCTATGCAAAAACGAACAACACCTCCAGACCCAAAAGTCATGTGCAGAAGAAGTTATTATGCTTCTTTCGtatttctcttctcatACTACCTTTGACAACGTTGCTGTTATTGTTGCATCGTTAATACTAATATATTGTATTACCAACACGAGATGGGCTTGCTGAACACATTCAATTTATTTATCACTCAATGCGGCCTATATTGCGAAGTTCAACACAAACCGTACCGAATGGGGATCTCTCTTGTATTTGTTGCTTCCCTTTCAATGGTATCAATTTTCTGACAAATGATCAAAACAGTTCTCCTCCAATGTACCTTATAAAATAATGCCACGGCTTCGCCTATATATGATACACTGCATGCAATCATATATCGTATGTGATTGTCCATCTCAAGCGCATATACGAAATCTAAtatctcttccaacctACTCCCCCAACGACAAAGTTTCTCAACTCAGAACACGGGAGCTTTGAACCCGAAGGACGTGAAGGTCGTGTTAGGACCAACCACGTTGTACAGTACGAGGGAGGCGTTGTTGTTAAGCTCTGGGGTAGGTCCGTAAGAGCTATATCGTTCATCTGGTCAGTGGATGTGTGTagataaagaaaagagagagaatgGTTGAGACGTACTTGCTTCCATCAATCAAAAGAGCATGGTAAACCCCATCAGTGACAGTCATCCTGTAGCATATATGTGGTTAACATATCACCATATGTATGCTTATAAAATAAATGAAGGTGGCTTACTCAAAGTATTGTCCTGAGGTAGCAGCGGAGTCATAGTCATACTGGCAGTCTGCAAGCTTTAACGATGCTCCTTCATATGGTGATTTGGAGGCGGTAAGACACTGAATGTTGGGCGAGACGTTAGTGTACGTCACATGGCCGTAGAACCCGCTCGGTCCATTGCCGCTATAGCGCTGTCAGTGTCCAGCGTAACTAGAAAAACGAGAAATTTTAGTTAAAGGACTTACAGCCCATCAAATCCATTTCGCTGATCATCCTGACAGACTTCAAACCCAAACAACTCTGTTGTTCGGCATTCTCCACAGTTTTCGATTGTCCCGTCTTCAGCGAGTCCTAAACGGGTTTCATTGTAATCTGTGTGCTGTGTGCTGGAGTCGAAAGAGGTGATGTTGGAGTATAGATGGATGAAACCGCGAGAACCAGAAGAGGTGAAGGGGCCTACGTTGGCCAATCGTCAGTCATAACTCCACGAGCGAGGAACTACAAAGGCAGGAACACAAGACGCACCACCGTATTGAAATTGGACACAATTCAGAGTTTCCGACCATCTTTTGGTTGGTGCACTGAAAGCCAGGGGGAGGAGCGCGATGAGGGCAAGCTTGTTGAACATCTTTGGAAGTTTACGTTAAGGCTATTTATAAGTAGTTGATCGTTGTCGGAATCGATGATATTAATAAGTTGGAGCTGATGAAAGAGTGCGACCAACGAACCCTTGTACGTATGAACACTTCTTAAATATCTTTTAGCAATCGCACGCATCTGTAGTCACGGGTTCTTCTGCCAAGATTAGTTGTACAGCTTTTTCGGGCACACTTTACGATCATAAGAATGACACATGCCCTGCATGCCGTATTATTATTGATCAAGAAAGGCTATC includes:
- a CDS encoding hypothetical protein (Match to EST gb|CF190239.1|CF190239) — translated: MFNKLALIALLPLAFSAPTKRWSETLNCVQFQYGGPFTSSGSRGFIHLYSNITSFDSSTQHTDYNETRLGLAEDGTIENCGECRTTELFGFEVCQDDQRNGFDGLGNGPSGFYGHVTYTNVSPNIQCLTASKSPYEGASLKLADCQYDYDSAATSGQYFEMTVTDGVYHALLIDGSNSYGPTPELNNNASLVLYNVVGPNTTFTSFGFKAPVF